The Candidatus Koribacter versatilis Ellin345 genome has a segment encoding these proteins:
- a CDS encoding 1-phosphofructokinase family hexose kinase: MPERSKLLCVSLNPAVDRRIIVPSLRVGEVNRATSADPQAGGKAAHVAFAAVSLGAEVRWLAFLGGPDGESCRRGVEARGAVPVVVETAGRTRSTLELIDESTGAITEVLEPGPEILPEERDRMLFCFGEELSNAPVVALSGSLPRGIESSIYCDLIEAAKREGCTVLLDTSGAALEYSLKAQPSLIKPNRQEASALLCREIQTADDAIGAAQELRTRGSESVVLSLGAAGAVVADADGILLGTAPKLEVISTVGSGDSFLGGWAVGVADGLDRVERLRLAIACGTANCVANNPGVLDRKLVVELLQQVVIEQR, encoded by the coding sequence ATGCCAGAACGCTCAAAGCTCCTGTGTGTGAGTCTGAACCCGGCTGTCGACCGTCGGATCATCGTGCCTTCGCTCCGGGTAGGCGAGGTGAACCGCGCAACGAGCGCAGATCCGCAAGCTGGCGGAAAAGCTGCGCATGTCGCATTCGCGGCGGTTTCGTTGGGTGCAGAAGTGCGCTGGCTTGCATTTCTTGGCGGTCCCGACGGCGAGAGTTGCCGTCGTGGAGTCGAAGCCAGGGGCGCGGTGCCGGTGGTAGTTGAAACCGCAGGACGGACGCGCAGTACCCTGGAGTTGATCGACGAAAGCACTGGCGCCATCACGGAGGTTCTGGAACCGGGCCCGGAGATCCTGCCGGAAGAGCGGGACCGCATGTTGTTTTGCTTCGGAGAAGAGTTATCGAACGCGCCGGTGGTTGCGTTGTCGGGGAGCCTGCCGCGCGGTATCGAAAGTTCTATTTACTGCGATCTTATCGAGGCCGCAAAGCGAGAGGGTTGCACGGTGCTTCTCGATACCAGCGGCGCAGCGCTCGAATACTCTCTCAAAGCACAGCCGTCGCTGATCAAGCCAAATCGCCAGGAAGCTTCTGCGCTGCTTTGCCGCGAAATTCAAACTGCGGACGACGCCATCGGAGCCGCACAAGAGCTTCGCACGCGAGGCTCTGAGTCAGTCGTTCTGTCCTTGGGAGCGGCGGGAGCGGTGGTTGCCGATGCCGACGGCATTCTCCTCGGAACCGCTCCGAAGCTTGAGGTGATCTCTACGGTTGGTTCCGGCGATTCCTTTCTCGGTGGCTGGGCGGTTGGCGTGGCCGACGGACTGGATCGGGTCGAACGCCTGCGCCTGGCCATCGCCTGCGGAACCGCGAACTGCGTGGCAAACAATCCCGGCGTCCTCGACCGCAAACTTGTTGTAGAGCTCCTTCAACAGGTTGTGATCGAGCAACGGTGA
- a CDS encoding DeoR/GlpR family DNA-binding transcription regulator translates to MSNPNSRQGSGSSLNVPNHPEIPGTQDKQQVRFTTILTALQQTGRVSVDTLSEQLDVSVVTIRRDLDALEQKGLLRRTHGGAVSIEPLFYEPFRRDQSFLAQVERAADEKRRIGRAAAALITPGETIALTPGTTTTEVIRGLPMNYNITVVTNTVNVAMELSKRKDVYVFVTGGHLHGDWFSLVGSAALKALENMLINTMFIGADGMDATWGASCFIADEAELNSTMMKLARRRVAVVDSEKLGVVANWRICHANELNILITDTKATDEAIEPFQKLGIEVMRV, encoded by the coding sequence ATGTCGAATCCGAACTCCCGGCAAGGTTCCGGGAGCTCATTGAATGTTCCCAACCACCCAGAGATACCGGGCACGCAAGACAAGCAGCAGGTGCGGTTTACGACAATTCTCACCGCGCTGCAGCAGACCGGCCGAGTGTCGGTTGACACGCTGAGCGAGCAACTCGACGTCTCGGTAGTGACCATTCGTCGCGATCTCGACGCGCTCGAGCAGAAGGGCTTGCTCCGTCGGACCCATGGCGGAGCGGTCTCGATCGAGCCGCTGTTTTACGAACCGTTCCGGCGCGATCAGTCCTTCCTGGCACAGGTGGAACGCGCAGCAGATGAGAAACGGCGCATCGGGCGCGCCGCGGCCGCATTAATCACCCCTGGGGAGACGATTGCGCTCACGCCCGGAACCACGACCACCGAGGTCATCCGCGGCCTGCCGATGAACTACAACATCACCGTTGTGACGAACACCGTCAACGTGGCGATGGAGTTGTCGAAACGAAAAGACGTTTATGTCTTCGTTACCGGTGGTCACTTGCACGGCGACTGGTTCTCGCTGGTTGGCTCGGCCGCGCTCAAGGCGCTGGAAAACATGCTGATTAACACCATGTTCATCGGCGCGGATGGCATGGACGCGACGTGGGGCGCGAGTTGCTTCATTGCAGATGAGGCAGAACTGAACTCGACGATGATGAAACTCGCGCGCAGACGCGTGGCTGTCGTGGACAGCGAAAAGCTTGGGGTGGTCGCAAACTGGCGGATCTGCCACGCAAACGAGCTGAACATCCTGATTACCGATACGAAGGCAACTGACGAGGCAATCGAACCGTTCCAGAAACTCGGCATCGAAGTAATGCGCGTTTGA
- a CDS encoding twin-arginine translocation signal domain-containing protein, producing the protein MPSSDHDVSRRTFLKFGAAGTTLAALTPTAVANPGFFGTDPIVKKRLTCPPSLADMASDPQRYQFRDLFNSPAAMNEFGYAQVGKSVSAITAISFPPYACCAPPSMPWSPGYLLTCELFLDGRFAAIAPEPEGVVEYQWFPHCVFRNQTMGGLQISTRMFLPSKQRAVMQTITVKNASSGRRTFTLGFDMRGAVAKQTTPWFVNSPGEADNKITYDARRGCLIFEAQHSQIVGVQGFHTSPDRVEQKRMLLFDLELGSRESKSLNFTVALAGDASSAVELYDKLQANFAGIEKESEATFDHLVGSAFTPGNSEFSGNLPRLVTDNEALWKLYHNGFANLLFARRVSPDSVYGPTYLTLSGHVLPTLSFPWDTSLTSLALALLDPTPLRTLVEAWLKLGLHDHHSSDYISGQGAGPWYAVNDTAIVRCAWRYICVTGDFAWLDKKIGAHSVLEGLEEHALYWKKLDPAGHGLGDYGTIENLLEVVSTYLHEVAGMNANNVHSMRVVAAMHEHRGNQVRAQQLRAEAKSLAERIIHDLYVAGKGYWRCRQPDGSFNEVRHCYDFLAVLDNMAEDLSPAQKQEMAAFFWRELRSETWMRALSQSDADATWNIRPDHSCLGAYGAWPAMSAKGLYKAGSSPKLSAWLKQVAKAGNQGPIGQGHFIEDVFPPVNGGARKASEDAPYIEDWCCIAAGSFTELVIDSIFGAELTMKDGIRVNSRLEDFDPNARLEGLRYQGSLYSITKNGAQKQTG; encoded by the coding sequence ATGCCTTCTTCTGATCATGACGTCAGCCGTCGCACATTTCTAAAGTTCGGGGCCGCTGGAACGACCTTGGCCGCTCTTACTCCCACAGCGGTCGCGAATCCCGGGTTCTTCGGCACCGATCCAATCGTCAAAAAAAGGCTGACGTGCCCGCCATCGCTTGCCGACATGGCCTCCGATCCGCAGCGCTATCAATTCCGAGATCTTTTCAATTCACCGGCGGCGATGAACGAGTTTGGGTACGCGCAGGTTGGCAAGTCGGTCTCGGCAATCACCGCGATCTCATTTCCTCCGTACGCATGCTGCGCTCCGCCGTCGATGCCCTGGAGCCCCGGCTATCTTCTCACTTGCGAACTGTTCCTCGACGGCCGGTTTGCCGCGATTGCTCCGGAGCCGGAAGGCGTCGTGGAGTACCAATGGTTCCCGCATTGCGTGTTTCGCAACCAGACCATGGGGGGACTCCAAATCTCAACCCGTATGTTCCTGCCCAGCAAGCAACGTGCGGTGATGCAAACGATCACGGTAAAAAACGCCAGCAGTGGCCGCAGAACGTTCACGCTTGGTTTCGACATGCGTGGTGCGGTCGCAAAGCAGACGACGCCATGGTTCGTGAATTCTCCCGGCGAAGCCGACAACAAGATCACATATGACGCGCGACGCGGCTGCCTCATCTTCGAAGCGCAGCACTCACAGATCGTCGGTGTGCAGGGTTTTCATACCTCTCCCGACCGGGTCGAGCAGAAGCGAATGCTGCTTTTTGACCTCGAGCTTGGTTCCAGGGAATCAAAATCTCTGAATTTTACGGTCGCGCTTGCGGGCGACGCTTCGAGCGCGGTGGAACTCTATGACAAGTTGCAGGCTAACTTCGCAGGGATCGAGAAGGAGAGTGAAGCGACCTTCGACCATCTGGTGGGTTCGGCGTTCACACCCGGCAATTCCGAATTCAGCGGAAACCTGCCGCGCCTTGTCACCGACAACGAAGCTCTCTGGAAGCTGTACCATAACGGTTTCGCCAACCTACTGTTTGCAAGGCGCGTATCGCCCGATTCCGTGTACGGTCCAACCTATCTCACGCTCAGTGGACACGTGCTGCCGACCCTGAGTTTTCCGTGGGACACTTCGCTCACCTCTCTTGCACTAGCATTGCTGGACCCGACGCCTCTGCGCACGCTTGTCGAGGCATGGCTGAAACTCGGTTTGCACGACCATCACTCCAGCGACTACATCAGCGGGCAAGGTGCAGGGCCGTGGTATGCGGTGAACGATACCGCCATCGTTCGCTGCGCTTGGCGATACATCTGCGTTACCGGCGATTTCGCGTGGCTCGACAAGAAAATTGGCGCTCACTCTGTACTCGAAGGCCTCGAAGAGCACGCACTCTACTGGAAGAAGCTCGACCCTGCTGGTCACGGACTCGGAGATTACGGCACGATTGAGAATCTTCTGGAAGTTGTGAGCACGTATCTCCACGAAGTTGCCGGTATGAACGCGAACAATGTACACAGCATGCGGGTTGTCGCAGCAATGCACGAGCATCGTGGAAATCAGGTGCGCGCACAACAACTACGGGCGGAAGCGAAGTCGCTGGCCGAGCGCATCATCCATGACCTTTACGTCGCCGGAAAAGGGTATTGGCGCTGTCGCCAGCCAGATGGCTCGTTCAACGAAGTCCGTCACTGCTACGACTTCCTTGCTGTCCTCGACAATATGGCCGAGGACCTATCGCCCGCTCAGAAGCAAGAGATGGCCGCATTCTTCTGGAGGGAGTTGCGCAGCGAAACCTGGATGCGCGCATTGTCTCAAAGCGACGCCGACGCCACTTGGAACATCCGTCCCGACCATAGCTGCCTCGGTGCGTACGGCGCGTGGCCGGCTATGAGTGCGAAAGGTTTGTACAAGGCCGGCAGCTCACCGAAATTGTCGGCGTGGCTGAAGCAGGTCGCAAAGGCAGGGAATCAAGGCCCGATCGGGCAAGGCCATTTCATCGAAGACGTTTTTCCGCCCGTGAATGGCGGCGCGAGAAAAGCTTCGGAAGATGCGCCATACATCGAAGATTGGTGCTGCATTGCGGCGGGTTCGTTTACCGAACTTGTAATCGATTCGATCTTCGGAGCGGAGCTGACGATGAAAGATGGTATCCGAGTGAACTCGCGTCTAGAGGATTTCGATCCCAATGCGCGGCTCGAAGGCCTGCGTTATCAAGGCTCGCTCTACAGCATCACGAAGAATGGGGCGCAAAAACAAACCGGATAA
- a CDS encoding amidohydrolase family protein, producing MKRWVGMVLVTVLSGYLTAQDIGYKAAPDAAERETLLLRDFHPKSMLHAQEHPVLRAKFPVFDVHQHVNDAARIEEHMDPKELVARMDKLNIKSIVILTGMWGDKLQHVIDEMVKPYPGRFLVFTQIDWSKIDDPNFSEEMVAQIDDGVRRGARGLKVLKDLGLGVKDKTGKFVTVDDPRLDPVWEECGKLGIPVFIHVTDPEAFFYPVDGQNERYEELINHPDWSFAGPKFPKKIDILEARNRAFAKHPNTRFVALHMGNWPENLDYVGQVLDKYPNSMVEFGAREAELGREPRRAREFFLKYQDRIMFGTDVGPEEAMYQNYFRWLETADEYFDYWDAPGQGRWKIYGMALPDDVLEKVYHLNADKLFANSPKQSPTH from the coding sequence ATGAAGCGATGGGTCGGAATGGTTTTAGTGACGGTGTTGAGCGGATATCTGACAGCACAGGACATCGGTTATAAAGCAGCGCCAGACGCGGCGGAGCGCGAGACGCTTCTCCTTCGCGACTTCCATCCCAAATCTATGCTGCACGCCCAGGAACATCCAGTGCTGCGTGCGAAGTTCCCGGTATTCGACGTCCACCAGCATGTGAACGATGCGGCGCGGATCGAGGAACATATGGATCCTAAGGAACTCGTGGCCCGTATGGACAAGCTCAACATCAAGTCCATCGTGATCCTCACCGGCATGTGGGGCGACAAACTCCAGCACGTGATTGATGAAATGGTGAAGCCCTATCCCGGTCGTTTCCTCGTTTTCACTCAAATTGACTGGAGCAAGATCGACGATCCAAATTTCTCCGAGGAAATGGTCGCGCAGATTGATGACGGCGTCCGCCGCGGAGCGCGAGGCCTCAAGGTCCTCAAAGATCTAGGCCTCGGTGTAAAGGACAAGACCGGAAAGTTCGTCACGGTCGATGATCCGCGGCTTGATCCCGTGTGGGAAGAGTGCGGCAAACTCGGCATCCCGGTGTTTATCCACGTCACCGATCCGGAAGCATTCTTCTATCCCGTCGATGGGCAGAACGAACGCTACGAAGAATTGATTAACCATCCGGACTGGAGCTTCGCGGGGCCGAAATTCCCGAAGAAGATTGATATCCTCGAGGCCCGGAACCGTGCGTTCGCGAAGCATCCCAACACGAGGTTCGTCGCGCTGCACATGGGGAACTGGCCGGAGAACCTCGATTATGTCGGCCAAGTACTCGACAAATATCCGAATTCCATGGTCGAGTTCGGAGCGCGTGAAGCAGAGCTTGGACGCGAACCTCGACGCGCCCGCGAGTTTTTTCTGAAGTACCAGGACCGCATCATGTTCGGCACCGATGTCGGCCCGGAAGAAGCGATGTACCAGAACTACTTCCGCTGGCTCGAAACTGCCGACGAATACTTCGATTATTGGGATGCGCCCGGGCAAGGCCGCTGGAAGATCTATGGTATGGCTTTGCCGGATGATGTCCTCGAGAAGGTGTATCACCTGAACGCCGACAAGCTTTTCGCGAACTCACCAAAGCAGTCCCCTACACACTAG
- the agaR gene encoding transcriptional repressor AgaR, translating into MMAATRDALRVAYSRQDIEPMANADSAQQGNGADSLMSEERRMQILQIVRERGRVRVHELSERFSTSAVTIRNDLNELHRRGLLLRSRGGAVHYETANFESSLTERLQTRASEKRRIGAAAAAMVNDGETIILDSGTTTQEIARHLKGKKGLQVITNGVNVAMELLGVQGIQLVIVGGILRADSVSVVGGFAENMLQHLAADRLFLGAAACDPEFGPSTPNLEESLVNQAMVKIAREVVLVVDSTKFTKRSMSRITAFSGIHKVITDRGIAPEIEERLKTSGCEVVLV; encoded by the coding sequence ATGATGGCCGCGACGCGGGATGCCCTCCGCGTCGCCTATTCACGACAGGACATCGAACCGATGGCGAATGCTGACAGCGCACAACAGGGGAATGGCGCCGACTCGCTGATGAGCGAGGAGCGGCGTATGCAGATCCTCCAGATCGTGCGCGAGCGCGGCCGCGTGCGCGTGCACGAATTGAGTGAACGTTTCAGCACCTCGGCTGTCACTATCCGCAACGATCTCAACGAACTCCACCGTCGTGGGCTTCTGCTCCGCTCGCGTGGCGGCGCAGTGCACTATGAGACAGCGAACTTCGAATCGTCCCTGACGGAACGCCTTCAGACGCGCGCCTCGGAAAAGCGTCGGATCGGCGCAGCTGCGGCGGCGATGGTCAACGATGGCGAGACCATCATTCTTGATTCCGGCACCACCACCCAGGAGATCGCCCGCCACCTGAAAGGGAAGAAGGGGCTGCAGGTCATCACCAACGGCGTGAACGTCGCGATGGAATTGCTCGGCGTACAAGGAATTCAGTTGGTGATCGTCGGTGGAATTCTGCGTGCCGACTCCGTGTCAGTTGTCGGTGGCTTCGCCGAGAATATGCTGCAACATCTCGCCGCGGACAGGTTGTTTCTTGGCGCAGCGGCATGCGATCCGGAGTTCGGGCCCAGCACCCCAAACCTCGAGGAATCGCTGGTCAATCAGGCAATGGTAAAGATCGCCCGCGAAGTCGTCCTCGTCGTGGATTCCACCAAGTTCACGAAGCGGAGCATGTCGCGCATCACCGCGTTCTCGGGAATTCACAAGGTGATTACGGACAGGGGCATCGCGCCGGAAATCGAAGAACGGCTGAAGACTTCTGGCTGCGAAGTGGTCTTGGTTTAG
- a CDS encoding Crp/Fnr family transcriptional regulator, with protein sequence MRIVSRNEVLQHEDEPGSHFSMLVSGFADLSKAAPGGKRVFLRWISPGDVFGLAALQPQSHPFLTTVTAGSEASVMVWNRDAIQPLLDRFPKLRENVCSVANGYLSLLADLLMSRISETAQQRLARIIAESAQTIGRSAPNGIELDLTNEQLSEMADVSRFTSSRFVSEWQRRGILKKTRGKLIVQSPEQLQLLG encoded by the coding sequence ATGCGAATCGTGTCGCGTAATGAGGTCTTACAGCATGAGGACGAGCCTGGATCGCACTTCTCGATGTTGGTGTCAGGGTTCGCCGACCTCTCGAAGGCCGCGCCTGGCGGCAAACGCGTCTTCCTGCGCTGGATATCGCCTGGCGATGTGTTCGGTCTCGCCGCCCTCCAGCCGCAATCGCATCCATTTCTCACCACGGTGACCGCGGGGTCGGAAGCGTCCGTCATGGTGTGGAACCGAGACGCGATCCAACCATTGCTAGATAGATTTCCGAAGTTGCGAGAGAACGTCTGCTCGGTCGCCAACGGATACCTGTCGCTGCTTGCGGACCTCTTGATGTCGAGGATTTCGGAGACGGCGCAACAGAGGCTGGCTCGAATCATCGCCGAAAGCGCGCAAACGATTGGGCGCTCCGCACCGAACGGGATCGAACTGGACCTCACCAACGAACAATTGTCCGAGATGGCGGACGTGAGCCGATTCACCAGCAGCCGGTTCGTAAGTGAGTGGCAACGGCGGGGGATCTTGAAGAAGACGCGCGGGAAACTCATCGTACAATCGCCGGAACAATTGCAGCTGCTCGGTTGA
- a CDS encoding carbohydrate kinase family protein: MALDIAVVGEINLDLILYGLPQEMPLERELLATNFRQTLGSSSAILAHNLSTLGTRVGFTTCVGPDPMGQIALEYLRSAGVDLSHLISSQTTTGVTLLLPHDRDRHILTFPGTMFELKYDHLDLPFLKSASHFHMSSLYLHRGLLPDAGRLFREMKAAGLTTSLDTNDDPDDTWLLLDEIFPHVDIFLPNRQEACRIAQTNDVSEAINRLAERVPMLVVKLGADGALLRKGKEEIRAAGEKVTVVDTVGAGDSFDSGFLHQFLRGAHLQDCLKFGNRTAAYSTTAAGGVEAFRDEKRRKEFLG, from the coding sequence ATGGCACTCGATATCGCAGTTGTCGGTGAAATTAATCTCGATCTTATTCTTTACGGCCTTCCGCAAGAGATGCCGCTCGAACGCGAGCTGCTCGCCACCAATTTTCGCCAGACCCTCGGCAGTTCTTCCGCAATTCTCGCGCATAACCTCTCCACCCTCGGTACCCGCGTCGGATTCACTACGTGCGTTGGCCCGGACCCGATGGGTCAGATCGCGCTCGAGTATCTGCGCTCGGCCGGCGTTGACCTCTCGCACTTAATCTCAAGCCAAACTACGACGGGCGTGACGCTACTGTTGCCGCACGACCGTGATCGCCACATCCTCACGTTTCCGGGAACGATGTTCGAACTCAAGTATGACCATCTGGACCTGCCGTTTCTCAAGTCCGCGTCACACTTCCACATGTCATCGCTCTACTTGCATCGCGGACTGCTGCCGGATGCGGGCCGGTTGTTTCGCGAGATGAAGGCCGCTGGCCTGACTACCTCTCTCGACACAAATGACGATCCCGACGACACCTGGCTGCTGCTTGACGAAATATTTCCGCACGTAGATATTTTCCTGCCAAACCGGCAGGAGGCATGCCGGATCGCTCAGACGAACGACGTCAGTGAAGCGATCAACCGCCTCGCCGAGCGCGTTCCGATGCTGGTGGTAAAACTCGGGGCGGATGGCGCGTTGTTACGCAAAGGGAAGGAAGAAATTCGGGCCGCCGGTGAGAAGGTGACGGTGGTTGACACGGTTGGAGCAGGCGACAGCTTCGACAGCGGCTTCCTACACCAGTTTCTGAGAGGTGCCCATCTTCAGGATTGCCTGAAATTCGGCAATCGCACCGCCGCGTATTCTACAACCGCTGCGGGAGGGGTCGAAGCATTCAGAGATGAGAAACGCAGGAAGGAATTTCTCGGCTAG
- a CDS encoding choice-of-anchor Q domain-containing protein has translation MKNDYTSSVIRMLVAAIGFCGLAFAQSNTTFYVATNGNDSNAGTIGAPWKTIQHAANSVQAGATVDVRAGTYNESVNIPVSGNATAGYVTFQGYPGETAIVDGTGLSCCGGSTKALFNITNQSYVIVSSFEIRNYSTSAAASTPAGIFVTGGGSNIQLLNNKVHDIASKAENNGNAFGIAVYGTSSTPISNIVISGNQVYNCKTGNSETVNVDGNVNGFTISNNIVHDDDNIGIDAIGFEGVGPSGSDQARNGTISGNTIYNITSYGNPAYGNQYAADGIYCDGCTNVVIERNLVRTTDLNIEVASEHKNKTSSYVTVRNNLVYNANSCGISIGGYASGVGGSDHITIVGNTLFNNDTKKTGSGEFQIQYHATNNIFENNIVSAGPQGLMVNNFTKSVTNPVTSDYNVFYASTPANATWIWYAKTYATWAKYLSASGQDAHSFYANPLFVNTATPDLHVQASSPAVNSGTNLGVSVVGTKDFAGNPRVQGTNIDIGAYEQ, from the coding sequence ATGAAGAACGACTATACGAGTAGTGTGATTCGAATGCTGGTGGCTGCGATTGGGTTCTGCGGCTTGGCATTCGCACAGAGCAACACCACGTTTTACGTTGCTACCAATGGCAACGATTCGAATGCGGGTACGATCGGCGCTCCGTGGAAGACAATCCAGCACGCCGCGAATTCGGTACAGGCGGGTGCGACGGTGGATGTCCGCGCTGGCACCTATAACGAGTCCGTGAACATCCCGGTGTCGGGGAATGCGACGGCCGGGTATGTGACTTTTCAGGGCTATCCGGGCGAGACGGCGATCGTGGATGGGACGGGACTCTCCTGCTGTGGCGGTTCGACGAAGGCGCTGTTCAACATCACGAACCAAAGCTACGTGATTGTCAGTAGCTTTGAGATTCGGAACTATTCGACTTCGGCAGCGGCGAGCACACCGGCTGGGATTTTCGTTACCGGAGGCGGAAGCAACATCCAACTGCTGAACAATAAAGTGCATGACATCGCGTCGAAGGCCGAGAATAACGGCAATGCGTTCGGCATCGCGGTTTATGGGACGAGTTCCACGCCCATCAGCAACATCGTGATCAGCGGCAACCAGGTCTACAACTGCAAGACCGGCAACAGCGAGACCGTCAACGTAGATGGCAACGTGAACGGCTTTACGATCAGCAACAACATCGTTCACGACGACGACAATATCGGTATAGACGCAATCGGCTTCGAAGGCGTCGGGCCGTCAGGATCAGACCAGGCCCGTAACGGAACAATCAGTGGAAATACGATCTACAACATCACGTCGTATGGCAATCCCGCTTACGGGAACCAGTATGCGGCCGATGGTATCTACTGCGATGGCTGTACCAACGTAGTGATCGAGCGAAACCTGGTCCGCACCACCGATCTGAACATCGAAGTAGCGAGCGAGCACAAGAACAAAACGTCGAGCTATGTCACCGTACGGAACAATCTCGTCTACAACGCGAACTCGTGCGGCATCTCCATCGGCGGCTATGCGAGCGGAGTGGGCGGTAGCGACCACATCACGATCGTCGGCAACACGCTGTTCAACAACGACACGAAGAAGACTGGCAGCGGCGAGTTCCAGATCCAGTACCACGCGACGAACAACATTTTCGAGAACAACATTGTTTCGGCGGGCCCGCAGGGATTGATGGTCAACAATTTCACTAAGTCGGTAACGAACCCGGTGACCTCGGACTACAACGTCTTCTATGCCAGCACGCCAGCAAATGCGACGTGGATCTGGTATGCGAAGACATACGCCACTTGGGCGAAGTATCTGTCGGCGAGTGGGCAGGATGCGCATTCGTTCTACGCAAACCCGCTCTTCGTGAATACGGCGACGCCTGACCTGCATGTCCAGGCGTCCTCGCCGGCGGTGAATAGCGGAACGAACCTGGGTGTGTCAGTGGTAGGCACCAAGGATTTCGCGGGAAATCCGCGAGTGCAGGGAACGAACATCGATATTGGGGCTTATGAGCAGTAG